Proteins from a genomic interval of Xiphophorus maculatus strain JP 163 A chromosome 7, X_maculatus-5.0-male, whole genome shotgun sequence:
- the LOC102219550 gene encoding Krueppel-like factor 5 isoform X3 has product MDTYLLHDVVNSKMFDKDSAPMLESLFPEDFGSSYSVNMSLLLPDVAYLQPGPCRTVRQIKAEPPQSLMHLTCQGNGAPTTLPEYSGMFKAADTPGGSFFIKQEVPEFQEIPQFQMLNTDLEQNSFPITPLSFPVGNLHVGQLPNVSQTECFPFNQHSGHQFRSTYLPPSPPNSQPPSPDTDKEILHNISPPPSYEASIACKTTLQTHTDPRQTSSDPSNQSHDQTYAPTFTQCPLGGPVQDSSLAPAQTTPSVGPLSPELAQSAPAKYNRRNNPDLERRRIHHCDVPGCKKVYTKSSHLKAHLRTHTGEKPYQCSWEGCEWRFARSDELTRHFRKHTGVKPFQCGVCSRCFSRSDHLALHTKRHQS; this is encoded by the exons ATGGACACCTACCTACTTCATGATGtagtaaattcaaaaatgtttgacaaggATAGTGCTCCCATGCTGGAGTCACTTTTCCCCGAAGACTTCGGCTCTTCTTACAGCGTCAACATGAGCCTGCTCCTTCCCGATGTCGCCTACTTGCAACCCGGCCCCTGCCGGACTGTGAGGCAAATCAAAGCAGAGCCACCACAGTCCCTGATGCACTTGACCTGCCAGGGCAACGGAGCACCAACGACCCTCCCAGAGTACTCAGGAATGTTTAAAGCAGCTGACACTCCTGGTGGTAGCTTTTTCATCAAGCAGGAAGTGCCAGAATTCCAAGAAATTCCCCAGTTTCAGATGTTGAACACTGATTTAGAGCAGAACTCTTTCCCCATCACCCCACTAAGTTTTCCAGTCGGGAATCTCCACGTGGGACAACTACCAAACGTTTcacagactgaatgttttccaTTCAACCAGCACTCTGGCCATCAGTTTAGATCAACCTATCTGCCACCGTCTCCGCCAAATTCTCAACCTCCGAGTCCAGACACCGACAAGGAGATCCTTCATAACAtctcccctcctccctcctACGAAGCCAGCATTGCCTGTAAGACAACACTCCAGACCCACACTGATCCCAGACAGACTTCCAGCGATCCTTCGAATCAAAGCCACGACCAAACGTACGCTCCTACGTTCACACAATGTCCACTTGGCGGACCGGTTCAGGACTCCAGCCTGGCACCAGCTCAGACGACACCAAGCGTCGGACCTCTGTCTCCGGAGTTGGCGCAGTCGGCGCCAGCCAAATACAACCGGAGGAACAACCCTGATCTGGAAAGACGCAGGATTCACCACTGCGATGTTCCAG gTTGCAAGAAAGTATATACAAAGTCGTCTCATCTAAAGGCTCATCTACGAACCCACACAG GTGAGAAGCCGTACCAGTGCTCCTGGGAAGGATGCGAGTGGCGCTTCGCCCGCTCCGATGAGCTGACGCGGCACTTCAGGAAGCACACCGGGGTGAAGCCCTTCCAGTGCGGCGTGTGCAGCCGCTGTTTCTCCCGCTCTGACCACCTGGCCCTGCACACCAAGAGACACCAGAGCTAA